A stretch of DNA from Juglans microcarpa x Juglans regia isolate MS1-56 chromosome 5D, Jm3101_v1.0, whole genome shotgun sequence:
CACTTTAGTCTTTTTCTCCATTGTGCTTATTTCCCTTTGTCACTACAAAGCAAAGAAGATGCAATTGTTACaccattttacatttttttctgtTCTATGGAAGTTCACTCCACAATATTCCTCTTTCATGTAAACATGTGAAAGCTATTATTTTTAGAGTCCTACTTCAAACCAGTGTGGAAGACACACACCCTTCGTACTGTTGGCATAACATGATTTAATTTGCCAGAGAAGtataaaatcaaattctttCTCAAATTAAGTCCTGTGTCATATCAGTGGAGAGGTTTATCCTCCCCACCAACTTGCAAATATAAGATTTGGGGATAATCTTGGAGTTCTATAATGAAAAGCATTTCCTGATCACTTCAAATCTTCATGAATGCTTATGCAGGGCTCAGTCCCAGTTTATCAACCGGCATCATAGTGCAATTTTTATAGTGCAGTATTGCTTTGATTTTAGACTATCAGCAGAATCCtattagttttgattttttgtacTGATGGTTCAGTTGGTCGTCCTCTAGTCCAATCTCGAGCACTGAATATTTGGTTTTCAAGAGAAAACAACATGCAAGAGAGGAAGTAGAGTGACCCCTTTGGAGTTCATGGAGGTGTCCTTTCATTGTAAAGTCAATAGTTGAGTGAGGGAaggttttctttgaaaatgcttgctttggtatatatatagagacGTTGGTTAGAGAGTGCATTCTTTAGGTCACATGTCACCATTCAATTGGTGGGACTCTTGATAGGCTACCAATTTACTGTCTTTTAGCATCATATTCCATGGCGCATGATTCTGTCTGTCATTAGCCTCTGTCAAGGATGCGTCCATGGAGGTTATAGAGTCCATGAGATGGTTAAAACTTAGCTGGGTGGAGGGGAGGAATCCCCTTCATCACTATTGGGCTTGAGAAATTAAAGGCTATGACTTTTAATACTCATTCATGCGGCTGATGTTGAAAGAGTAGAAAGGATTCCACTTTAGTTGCTGTTATCTTGAAGGGAAATCAATGTCTGGAAGGTTATGATAAAGaatgaatatttatttcattCGCCAACCATTAAATTAGctcttatgttataaaataataaattcgaCAATGTCACATCAACACAATAAGATGAACGACTTTTCAagattactatttttttctagtCTTTTCGTCCTTTTGGAGCACCTGTTCAAGGTCTTTTATCTTACCATTTCCTCCAATAGTTATGACACAGAACTTAGAAAtggggcctttttttttttttttttttttttaaataatctcatattgtcTGTAGACAAAGTCTTGGACATATTTATAAGTaatgaacaatcatctcttATAGAACCAGTTTTATGAGATAAttaggcccatgaatttcttcatggtatcagagtctacCATAGGATGAATAGAAGCCCACACTACTTATCTTATAAcaaggaccaaaaaaaaaaaaaaaaataccggcCTGTACGTGAGGGGGAGTATTGAGGAATAATCTTACATTACTTGTGGATAAGATTTTAggtatgtttataagaaatgaacaatCATATCTTGTAaaaccgattttatgagatagttaggctcataattttcttcatttaGGATGGCAATGACACAGCTTTGCATAAAGCATACATACTGGGATACCtataaagtttttgtttttgtgagaTTAGATTAGATATTCTGGATCACTGCTACTATTTGTTGTATTAGGCGGCATGATATTGGACGCCTTTTATATGATGAAATGTATCATTGGATGCTTGAATtctttaatttatctatattcaaatatatatagttccaGTTGGGGGAGTGGTGGTGGCTCTATGCAAACCAGAATGAGAATCAAATGGTTGGCTAATTTATGaatgaatcactagaactgaactcaaggatatcagatgatgaagacgagactatttctaggagtcgaaatagttcttctttatcattgctatcaatattcaactggttaagcttctttttaaatttcttatcttttttggctttctggggacATTTATTGGCGAAATGTCCTGGATTGCCAcagatataacattttccttgagaagaatctttagatttctttttcttagaaaatgacttagaaaatagttttttataagttttcttataaaattcatcatgggagtaacaaaggctgtcttatacctatctgactcggctatctggatttgccaaaacccagatttgagatcaaatttggaaaagactacagcatcgctcaacctatgaattaagtcatttttgttgggaatagggtacctgatccactgtaagactttattcaaaggtttataattaataactagacgaggggtacctctcTCTAGTTCGGCTTTCTTCCtgacataaaaggctggacaagaccaaggggacttgctTTCCCTAATTATGCCTTTGTCTTCTAGGTctgcaatttcttttttgcagaattctaaagtctggctattcatttgaattggcCTGGCTTTAGTGGTGAttgttttttcattaaaatttttgatatagggtaAAGAAACGATATGTTTCTTTCtataccaaaaagcatttggtaaatcagaacaaacataaaaaacaagacgcttgttaaaattatcaatttttgaaatcaaaatggacgaagataattgttcagaaatctttttgtatcttatttcctgttgAAGGAAATTaagatgcttttgttttgcaaaaagtaaagatttcaggcttttatcttgatcaatctcttgacgagatgcaaatttaaatttgaccttttgaccaaaaggatCGGTAGTAATACCGTCTTTTTCAGTTAAAAAAGGgtataaagcagaaataaaaggaatgcctaaaatcactttgtcagacatatttttgactaaaacagaagggattttaaagcagacattattttgacaaacatgagctttgttaagctcataagtaattttcatctgagatccatttgcagaaaacaatctctcagaagatttttcaaaatatttgctaggaatgagtccttcctgaatacaattcaggtctgatccggaatcaatcatagcaacaacagaaaattgaaaatcatgggcaaccacaatggtaacctttgaaaaccattttggaggaatggtatgatggattaaacatatctggttatcagcagctaactcatgttggctagaaccagagtcattcgtttgctcattatcagaagggaTGTCCTGATACCAAGACAGTGGAACAAGGAAAAGCCGgagctgactgaagaagaagagaaggaaggggaatggaagaaacaataatatattgcacaataattaaattatgcaagcataaataaacaggcggttgaaccgaccatatgcatatATGCGTATGCAAGataaattgtaataaacatataagctttattgaaattaacaagcttaaagtaattacaggcacaaggtagtgcagatttgcacttacacaAAATCAAGTTAAATAAGGAGAGTCAAGAACAGGGTAGAGTCAGAAGATTTCTCTCAAATGAGTTCTGGTATGAGCTCTGATTTAGCTTAGAgcgaggttctccttttatagaataaggagttcctgtttacaatcaaaacagtaaatcaacccgtgagtgaacagtgggAACTGTTTAGGCACGGGGCTCATGGTGTCATCATTATGTcctccagctgtctctgtgggcggctgctttgggcATAAGACGACAAATTAGGATTCGGTCGactctgtgtcttccagctgtctctgtgggtGGCTGCTTTTAGACGCAGAGTGTcaattatctcaaagaggactgcagttggtcttctttgaactcaagtaatagtcaatcatcttccagcttcgggatgccttctgaatcatgactaAAAATATTACTGTATGAAGCTTCAGAGAATGCTTCTGAattttcttcagaattatcactcgtagatttagacagttgttgttccaacaattttatcaaatcttttttcccgagtctgttgaggatattatctttggcagacttggaagatttcttcgaggatgagctggtggcttttcctcttgatgaaaTAGTTGGTGAATCAGGGGCCTGAATTATCAAAGGATATTCAGGAATTActgaaccagatttgattgcagggaattccttcttgtcttgtagatcaggggcgacttgggggaaatctttaatcatctggttaatcactttttcagtatatatatacattcgtACTCGGGGGATCTAACATAGCTCACCAAATTGTATATCCTTGTTGTTGGATCATCACAGAGCCACCATTCATAGTTAGGTTCATAATATGTAACACACCCAATTGTAAAAGGAAATCACAAAGAACTCCAGAGAAAAAGAAGGATgatagaagagaaaaaacaggaaaattttattccattcatataCAGTTACAAATTTCCCTAGCAGTACAAGTACTCTCAAACCCTTCATCGCTCTCAGGCCATGAGCAGctacaaacaaataaacagaCCACGGGCCCAAACAAGCATTATGACACAATCCAACTAATAAGCCCAATGACCACTACAAGACCCACAGACCCATGTCACAAATATTTCGCTATAGTCGATAGtaggagtgaaaaaaaaaaaaaaaaaaaaaaaaattggaaaaccgGTTGAACCGACCAAACTGGTGGGTTTGGTTCAGTTCGTAATTGGTTCGATTTGTCTTTGATTCTTAATACCCAAAACGGAATCTAAACCGGATCGAtcttgattttcatattttgaaaaccagaTTGGATTGAACCAAACcgaaatatatagatattttaattttttgtataatatataaaatatttttttataaattttttatgttatatatatattatatgctaattaATACAACATGAAAtcttaatcttaaaaatgaatattaatattaagttattaatataaacttactttggataaataaatcaagaataaatacatttttacacattagATCATATGTACTCgtataaaaagtctagaacttatatagactataggaaaattcaataatatactagcatgtgttaagtattttaaaataatttacttaTACTATAACATAAATAGACTCATAGTTTAGTTTATGTAAACATTATAGTGTTACTACAaaacataatcaagtatagaaataagttagacactaatataataatatgtaattagatactataGTTTAAGTCTAGTGTAGAATTAAATTAGACATTAGTaatgggtgaaaaaaaaaaattgaaagactGGTTAAACCAAACCGGATCAggccaaaaccaaaaaatcgTAAGTTCCAGGTTCGGTGATGAATCGATATGTATCGGCTCTCAGATTTCTAAAATCGGTTTATATCGGTGCAGTTCCAAAATGTCAAAAACCAGACTGAACCGGACCCATTACACCTCTAGTCGCCGGCATATACTTATTAGTAGACTCATGACATTTTTCTCCCCTTCAAAGCATCTTGTCAACAAGGTGCAGTTTAAACTGTGGGTTGAAAGCTCATTTACCTTGACCATATGCATCTTGTACTTTTGTTGTCTTGGGAGTTGTTGTCCACAATCCACATTTAGGCCTAAAAATGGGGAGGCTTGGTGTGTGGCTGGAGACTTTAATGATACTGCTCCAGTCAGAGAAAGAAGGGGGAAGACAGCGTAAGGAGAGGTTGATGGCGCAACTTAGAGAAGCATTAGAGGAAAATAGCTTGTCTGATCTGAGATTTGTGGGGAGCCCCTTTACATGGAGTATCAGGCACACTGATCATACTTTCACTCAGGAGAGACTTGATAGGTGTGTTGCAAATCAAATATAGAGAGAAAAGTTTAAAGATGTGAAGGTGGAGGGGCTCAGTGGTAGAAGTTTTGACCACAGACCAATTTTGCTATCCATTGTGGAAGTTTTGAGCAAAAATGTGAGTAGAGCAAAGAAGTTTAATTTCGAAGCCAACTGGTTGAAAGATGAAAGAGTGTGAATTATTAGTGAGGAGGTTGGTCAGTTCTAGAGTCTAGTACTGTTCCTATGAAAAATGTTCAACAGTTGTTACATTCTTGCAGTAGGATCTTGAAGAAGTgggctaaaaataaaaatagtaatagagggaaagagatagagagatttGCTGTGAAGATCCAAAAGTTACAAGATAATGAAGGACCAGAAAATGTTGAAGAAATTAGAGAGTTACAGAAGGAGGTAGGGGTTCTATTGGTGCAAGAAGATGTCAAATGGAGGCAGAGGGCTAAGAGGAACTGGTATAGACTAGGTGATAAGAATACCAAGTTTTTTCATGCCTGTGCAACCcagagaagaaggagaaattAGATTCAAGCAGTGATGTCAAACCAGATTGTATGAGGATCAAGAAGGCATAGTAGGGACTTTTAGTAATCACTACTCAAAAGTATATAGAACAACTGCACTATCGACAACAATTATTGAAACCTGCCAGCAATCTATGGAACCTTGAGTGACAAAGGCTATGAATGAAGCACTGCAAAAACAGTTTACTTAAGAGGGAGTGGAAGCTGCTCTAAACCAAATTGGCCATTTGAAGTCTCTAGGACTAGATGTTTATAGGGCCTGCTTTTATCAAACATATTGGAAGATTGTGGGAGAGGATGTGTGTGATGCTGCTCTTAATTTTCTGAGAGGTGGAGGTATGTTGAACTTTGTTAATCATACATTTGTTGCACTGATACCCAAAGTTAAGGAGCCTAGAATAGTGGGAGATTATAGGCCAATTAGTTTATACAGCGTGTTGTACAAAATTATTACTAAGACTTTAGCTAATAGACTAAAATGTCCAATGTGTGGTCTGGAAGATGTGTCTGTCTGTCATGTATAATGAAGTTGTAGTGCAACTACAGATGTGTGGGCTGAGAATTCCAGTCCTATACAAAAGTGGCATCAAGATGAAGAGAATTTCATTTGTCTGTGGCAATTGATGGCGGAAAAGTTACAAAGTGAAGAGTTACATGTTGTGGCAACagttatgagaaatatttggctAAGAAGAAATATTTATGTGTTTAAGGGTAAAGTCAAATGGCCTACTGAGTTGTTTATACAAGCTCAAGAAAACCTCTCAGAGTTCAAACAAGAGCAGGTTGATAGTAGTAGGGAGAGAAATGACATGACAGTAGAAAGAGGAGAGGCTAGTTGGAAGGTGCTAGAAGttggttttgtgaaaataaactagGATGCGGCTTTGGATCcagaaaagaagagaatgagTATGGTAGTAGTGGTGAGGGATGAAGAAGGAGAAGTGTTGGTATTCCTGTGCAAGGCAATAGAAAGTATCAGTAACCCAACTCTTGCAGAATTACCTACTTTGTGAAGGGCTCTAAAGTTGTGTGCTGAGTTGAACTAGACAAATGTCATATTTGAAGGAGATGCATTGACAGtgattaaatatgtaaatagcTCAAGAAGCAACTGAGAATGGAATAGACGTATAGTTGaagatataaaatagattttatacaATAGACGGGATTGGAAAATACAACATACTAGAAAGTAACAAAGTAGCTCACACACTAGCTAAGATAGCACTTACTATTAGGGAAGAGAAGATTTGGATAGAAGAAGGCCTTTGGGCATATATACTTTTGTATTGCAGGACAAACTGTGTAATGGCtattttttgatgaaatataGAATTGAGGATTCTgttttttaagagagagagagagagagagagagagtttgctTAAATGTGTGGGGTTATGTTGGCTAAAATGTATGGAAAAATTTGTTGAAATTGATGCTTTTCTGTAGAGGAATAATAAGCAGTTATGGGCAATCTATATCAAAGAGGAATTATTTAAGGGTCTTTGGGTAGTTTTTACCTTTTCTAATGATGAGTTTGACAAGTGTTCCTGTTAGAAACTATGGGATCATATTtggaaaaactatttttcatcTGTATCATTCAGGTAAGAGTTCTTTTATTCAATAGCTCTGCACTAGAcatctgttaaaaaaaaaaacaggtatGTGGTTCAAGGCTGCTAATCAGTAGAATCTTTCTTCAGATAAATAAgaaatcaaaaatttttttgttagaagTAAGCTGGACAAATACCCATATGGTTATGTTGTAGATTCTCATCCAAAAGGGATGTACACAAGACATGCATACTTTGGGCGTCCAGATGGTCGAGTATCaacaatttttataagaaaagtattacaactacaaataaattttacaaaaataaactcacaaactgacgtatATTCACGTAATACTAATTATCTTTTTGTAAATGTTGATTTTGATCGTAACCAATGTGGATATGCATTTCTACATTTATCTAGATAATTTAGAGcgctctcgtctctctctctctctctaactcgtctctctctaaactctcgtTACAGATCTTACTcaagggggtgggagcttcggctcctttgcccctccctccctctctctccccacccTTGTCCCTTCTGTGTTGTGCTctgtttttgtgtttgttgtgtttttacaggctaaataagggagaatcaCAAATCTGGAACTTCCGGCGACCATAGACCAATACGCACCCCTCCATGGCATTGTCCAGCCGCCGATCTTGAATATCACCAAAGGCGGCACCAAATGGAGCGGCGAGTAGCTCGCACGTGAGGCCTAAAGTTATCTGAGACGTTCGGCGAGTGGCTATCTCGCGTCACCGGGAGGCCCTCTGCCGTCGCCACATGAGGCGCCACTAGGGTTTGTGAGTCTGGAACCTCCAAGATCGATTGACGGTTTTCCTCCCAGAGTGGCGCATGTACTGCACGCGCCACTGCAACCTCTTGGAGCACTGTCCTTTCCCGTTTTCACAGTAGTTTtcccattgtattttatttcgtgtattgtctttcattttttaaaaaataaaaatccaaaaattttgttcttttggaCCTTGGTCTGAACGGTGTGTTCCCCCCTCTCCGCTTAGGCGATGTATGAGGTTGGTGTACCCTACTCCGCGTAGTCAGGATATAGATTTTGTCACCTGGTTACTGTTACTCTATCGGGGACAGAGATGTGCACGACAGATCTCTTAAacttaggtctttagagatctgtcgTCTCAACTAGACCATGCCAACCACGAAAGTGTGCTGGGAAGCTATTAACATATGTAACTGATTTGTTTTAAGTCAAATTTATATATcctattatgaatgaaatgtgatcatttattataaaaaaaatcagataatttatttaaataaaatatcaataaccAATAAACAATTAATACAAATATGGAGGATTACATTCAAATTTGTCACACTCAATAAATTCAAGCCAACTCAAGGTCACAGCATTGTAATTTGAATTGACCTCCTACCCTGGTCTCACATGGAATCTCTCCACTACGGCAAATACGTACATGGGCGGGCTCGCAtgacattaaatatatatatatatatatatatatatatatgtatatatatagtttaaaagCAGGAAGACTGTTGACGCGCGCTGTAATTTCTTTGCCTCATAAATAATGAAGAAATTACAGGTTCAACATCCCTATCCGTGCACAAATCAAAcatgatctattttattttattttttataagtatttctATTCAAGAATGACTACTACTTTGTGTTATTACAAGATgatttcaattgaaaattattgaatattaattaaatcaCTAATtacacagaaaagaaaaagataaatacatCAATTGAATCTCAgaatatttattgagtatttaatacTACCCAACaaattttatgtgattcttcaaaaaaaaaaaaaaaaaaaaggaattctaAAAAATCTCAAAGTAGCCTTCCAAACCCACCCGTATTCCAGGGAATTCAAGGACTGGTCTTTCGTGAACAAATTAAATAACACGCGCGCAAGAACGAGTGTGATGGCGGTCCAAAAAAGCATGTTCGTAGATTACCGGATGATGCTTATTGAGGGCTTAATCTTAATTGGAGTTTGACCAAATGATCTGATCGCCCTAAAAAACATACccattaatattttctttgttccCTATCGATCGAAATGCCCTCCATAAGAACATTTGCTTTCATCTGCCAAGATTTACCGAACTCCACATATTGGACATCCCAGAAGAGGTACTTGACCCCTCCGACAATGGCGTTTGCTGCGTTCTGATATTCATGAAATCTGAAACTTTCCCAGGTTCTGAAATCTGAACATCTTGGAGATCCGTCTCACTTGTCAACATCTTGACTACCGCCGACATCAGTGGCCGGAGCCTTACGTTTTCTTGCGCACAAAGCAGTCCCACCTTTAAGAATCTGACGGCTTCTTCCTCCGGAAAGTTCGTTTCAAGTTTCGGATCCGCCAAGTTTATAAGTTCTTTAGCCTCGTAGGCTTCCCATGCCTGCAAAATtcacgtacatatatatagatagcagaaatttgagaaaattaaggGATTCAttcagaaatttgaaaatgatgcaTTAAAAAGCTCTGAACTTTTTACCTTCTGAACTAGCAGCTGATCCTTATAGTCAACGCGAAAATCCACGGCAGGCCGCCCGCTGACAATCTCTAAGAGCAGCACTCCGAAGCTGTAAACATCTGATTTTCGTGTCAAATGTCCGCTGATGGCATATTCTGGAGCAAGATACcctctgtgttttttttttttttttgggtattttgtgATTACAAGAAACCCCATTAGCAACAGCATTTCAACAAGGTAAAATCCATAGAGAttttcagcttttttttttatgagattcCAAACTTACAATGTCCCTGCAACACGAGTACTAACATGGGTATGGTTATCTCTGAGTAGCTTTGATAAACCAAAATCCGAGACTTTTGGTGTGAAGTTCTTGTCAAGAAGTATATTGCTGGCCTTAATATCTCTGTGGATAATGTGGGGTTCAACCTCCTCAAGTAGAAAGGATAGTGCTCGAG
This window harbors:
- the LOC121264130 gene encoding putative serine/threonine-protein kinase isoform X1 — protein: MKLSACTSCFSSSSGTDVSRHAEQDQGNFRVFSYNELKSATTDFHHSKKIGEGGFGSVYKGRLRDGSFVAVKVLSIELDSMRGEREFIAEIASLSDIKHENLVTLRGCCVDGAKRYVVYDYMENNSLAHILHGGDQQKRLSFSWEARRDISLGVARALSFLLEEVEPHIIHRDIKASNILLDKNFTPKVSDFGLSKLLRDNHTHVSTRVAGTLGYLAPEYAISGHLTRKSDVYSFGVLLLEIVSGRPAVDFRVDYKDQLLVQKAWEAYEAKELINLADPKLETNFPEEEAVRFLKVGLLCAQENVRLRPLMSAVVKMLTSETDLQDVQISEPGKVSDFMNIRTQQTPLSEGSSTSSGMSNMWSSVNLGR
- the LOC121264130 gene encoding putative serine/threonine-protein kinase isoform X3, translated to MKLSACTSCFSSSSGTDVSRHAEQDQGNFRVFSYNELKSATTDFHHSKKIGEGGFGSVYKGRLRDGSFVAVKVLSIELDSMRGEREFIAEIASLSDIKHENLVTLRGCCVDGAKRYVVYDYMENNSLAHILHDQQKRLSFSWEARRDISLGVARALSFLLEEVEPHIIHRDIKASNILLDKNFTPKVSDFGLSKLLRDNHTHVSTRVAGTLGYLAPEYAISGHLTRKSDVYSFGVLLLEIVSGRPAVDFRVDYKDQLLVQKAWEAYEAKELINLADPKLETNFPEEEAVRFLKVGLLCAQENVRLRPLMSAVVKMLTSETDLQDVQISEPGKVSDFMNIRTQQTPLSEGSSTSSGMSNMWSSVNLGR
- the LOC121264130 gene encoding putative serine/threonine-protein kinase isoform X2, whose translation is MKLSACTSCFSSSSGTDVSRHEQDQGNFRVFSYNELKSATTDFHHSKKIGEGGFGSVYKGRLRDGSFVAVKVLSIELDSMRGEREFIAEIASLSDIKHENLVTLRGCCVDGAKRYVVYDYMENNSLAHILHGGDQQKRLSFSWEARRDISLGVARALSFLLEEVEPHIIHRDIKASNILLDKNFTPKVSDFGLSKLLRDNHTHVSTRVAGTLGYLAPEYAISGHLTRKSDVYSFGVLLLEIVSGRPAVDFRVDYKDQLLVQKAWEAYEAKELINLADPKLETNFPEEEAVRFLKVGLLCAQENVRLRPLMSAVVKMLTSETDLQDVQISEPGKVSDFMNIRTQQTPLSEGSSTSSGMSNMWSSVNLGR